GCCCTGGATTACCGAGAAAAGCCTCGTCGACAAGGCAAAGAACTAACCAGCCCTTTCTATCCGTCCCATGCGCGGCCATCGGGTCGCGTGCGGGGCGGACGCATTCCTGTACCGAACGGTCCAAAAGTGCCATATTGGGAAACCGATATTGGAAGGTCCTCTGTTGGGGCGCGATGATCGGGACGGGTTGCGTAGATGGTTCGCCCACGGGAATTCGACACAAGCGAAGCGCTGGATCAGGCGCTGCATGCCTTTCGGGAGAAAGGCTATGCGGCGACGTCTCTGCGTGACTTGATCGCGCGGATGGGCATCAGCAAAAGCAGCTTTTACGAGGCCTTTGGCAGCAAGCGCGCGCTCTTCCTTGCGGTTCTGGACCGCCATGGCGAAAGGAACCTGGAGCAGACCAAAGCGCACCTTGATGGGGACGTTTCGCCACGCCAGGCGATTGCGGATTTCTTCGGCATGGCCGTTGACGGGCTGTTGACGCAAGAGGGCCGGCATGGCTGTCTGGCGGTTAATATTGCTATTGAACTTGCCGCCCACGACCCTGAGGTAGCGGCGAGGGTGAATGCGATCTTTGAACGCATGGCATCGGCGCTGCAACAGGTCATCGCCCGCGGCCAGGCGGCTGGCGAAATTCGTGCGGACCGCAGTTCCGGCGTGCTTGCGGGCTATTTGGTGAGCAGCCTTAGCGGCCTGCGCGTTCAGGGCAAGGCAAGGCCGGACCGGGCCGCGCTGAACGATATTGCGCGCATCACATTGGCGGCCCTCGACAGGTAAGCGCCTCATTCTGAACCGATCGGTTCAAAGTGTTTTATACATTCACACACAAGCGACCAAACCCTTCGGGCCAGTTTTTTTCAGGCTTTTCTCCTCAATGTTCTGAACCGATCGGTTCGTATAGCCTGCTCTTTCCGATGGCCTGGT
The Rhodospirillaceae bacterium genome window above contains:
- a CDS encoding TetR family transcriptional regulator — translated: MVRPREFDTSEALDQALHAFREKGYAATSLRDLIARMGISKSSFYEAFGSKRALFLAVLDRHGERNLEQTKAHLDGDVSPRQAIADFFGMAVDGLLTQEGRHGCLAVNIAIELAAHDPEVAARVNAIFERMASALQQVIARGQAAGEIRADRSSGVLAGYLVSSLSGLRVQGKARPDRAALNDIARITLAALDR